Proteins encoded within one genomic window of Pseudomonadota bacterium:
- a CDS encoding fibronectin type III domain-containing protein, producing the protein MKIQWRKEMLLLLCLVMALLLNGCSGGGGGGDAFSGDPFRFSPGIPSQVTGLKASAGDQVVTLNWTSEYVATSYNIYYTAIPTGGQVTKANSIRLNVTSNSYVIQGLTNNTTYYFMVTAQNHDGEGSASTQVLSTPAPISQADLTGTWYFHTLVTGPTAKWERGTLVIDGSGNASFTEFLDSTHYNPADDSTTPVALPPDLKLTVQDSLTLNMSGAGAWTGFHGSMGSRKNMLAGTWTYSIVDGSKAITIFQKKRAASDYDIWDISGTGSGQNPHYPTLAGNGPTQFSYDALNSGSSIQWEYSNARVGQKGQFWSPPVSALFPSGSGSIKDIIYWDFSTPAYKSGPMYDVLWKVTCFGVQPDGMVKEYDSFAAVKDGSHNVIFTGRFTDDKTVIVGVSTKNDIPAGPASTGAITTIPGQFYMRILQLNFIPTDQSLPTYTLNDASGSYKFHKIGAAYDGGGIARASWAYGKMQVALSGVTAFPLYTDSNLLLVNPETFTLAYYPDTGSSGETFSTFANFVTPNTGAVDAHSRYYNPITGLAYSSVWTWWNGISNGVQSGAGVQKIPMATTYYNEHATISYNKDLIVMTRTDAFGYTMLIGLK; encoded by the coding sequence TTGAAAATCCAATGGCGCAAAGAGATGCTTCTGCTCTTGTGCCTTGTCATGGCATTATTGCTGAACGGTTGTTCGGGCGGGGGCGGCGGCGGTGATGCCTTCAGCGGAGATCCTTTCCGGTTTAGTCCTGGCATCCCTTCACAGGTTACGGGCTTGAAGGCATCTGCGGGCGACCAGGTAGTTACCTTAAACTGGACTTCTGAATATGTGGCAACGTCCTACAACATTTATTACACTGCAATACCCACTGGCGGACAGGTAACCAAGGCAAATTCTATCAGATTGAATGTTACGAGCAACTCCTATGTAATTCAGGGGCTGACGAACAACACAACCTACTACTTTATGGTAACGGCCCAGAATCACGACGGGGAGGGCTCTGCATCAACACAGGTGCTATCGACACCGGCCCCTATCTCCCAGGCCGATCTGACCGGTACATGGTATTTTCATACCCTTGTCACCGGTCCGACTGCAAAGTGGGAACGGGGAACCCTGGTTATTGACGGCAGCGGCAATGCCTCATTCACCGAGTTCCTGGACAGCACTCATTACAACCCCGCCGATGACAGTACCACACCGGTGGCCCTGCCTCCGGATTTAAAACTTACAGTGCAGGACTCCCTCACACTGAACATGTCGGGAGCCGGCGCCTGGACAGGTTTTCACGGCTCCATGGGGTCCAGGAAGAACATGTTAGCCGGGACATGGACATATTCCATAGTGGATGGTTCGAAAGCTATCACAATATTCCAGAAGAAGAGAGCTGCCAGTGATTATGACATTTGGGATATATCCGGTACCGGCTCCGGCCAGAATCCCCATTATCCTACATTGGCGGGGAACGGCCCGACCCAGTTTTCATATGACGCTCTCAACAGCGGGAGCAGTATCCAGTGGGAATACAGCAATGCAAGGGTGGGGCAAAAGGGACAATTCTGGAGCCCGCCCGTATCCGCCCTCTTCCCAAGCGGGAGTGGCAGTATAAAGGATATCATCTATTGGGATTTCAGCACTCCGGCATACAAATCAGGGCCGATGTATGATGTGCTGTGGAAAGTGACCTGCTTCGGGGTGCAGCCGGACGGGATGGTGAAGGAATACGACAGCTTCGCTGCCGTAAAGGACGGGTCTCACAACGTGATTTTCACCGGCAGATTTACCGACGACAAGACCGTAATTGTGGGGGTTTCCACGAAAAACGACATTCCCGCGGGACCCGCAAGCACAGGCGCCATCACAACTATCCCAGGTCAGTTTTACATGAGAATTCTGCAGTTGAATTTCATTCCAACAGACCAGTCGCTACCAACCTATACCCTGAACGACGCAAGCGGGAGCTATAAGTTTCACAAAATAGGAGCTGCTTATGATGGCGGAGGTATTGCACGGGCATCCTGGGCATACGGAAAGATGCAGGTTGCACTTTCGGGAGTGACGGCCTTCCCCCTTTATACTGACAGCAATTTGTTATTGGTAAACCCGGAGACTTTCACCCTTGCCTACTACCCGGATACGGGAAGCAGCGGAGAAACCTTTTCCACCTTCGCAAACTTCGTTACACCCAATACAGGCGCTGTTGACGCACACTCACGCTATTATAATCCCATCACCGGTCTGGCTTACTCCTCTGTCTGGACCTGGTGGAACGGGATTTCAAATGGGGTGCAAAGCGGTGCAGGCGTACAGAAAATTCCCATGGCCACAACCTACTACAACGAGCATGCAACGATCTCGTACAACAAAGACCTTATCGTGATGACCAGAACAGATGCTTTCGGGTACACCATGTTAATAGGATTGAAGTGA